One segment of Ricinus communis isolate WT05 ecotype wild-type chromosome 8, ASM1957865v1, whole genome shotgun sequence DNA contains the following:
- the LOC125370891 gene encoding uncharacterized protein LOC125370891: MSFLSTSISLFIYLVYRKSQKRVQEMRVLVLALALMMVAGSCLATGNRKALAVESSEPEKLSGHQDLIKDDYNKHSDNGKDENPNDHHYIPRYKFPPSLSK; encoded by the exons ATGTCTTTCCTCTCCACTAGTATTTCGCTCTTCATTTACTTGG TTTACAGGAAAAGCCAGAAAAGAGTGCAAGAAATGAGGGTTCTAGTGCTTGCTCTTGCCCTGATGATGGTAGCTGGATCTTGCTTGGCTACAGGAAACAGGAAAGCCTTAGCTGTTGAAAGTTCCGAACCTGAAAAATTGAGCGGACACCAGGACCTAATCAAGGATGATTATAATAAGCATTCTGATAATGGAAAAGATGAAAATCCAAATGATCACCACTATATACCTCGGTATAAATTTCCACCATCGCTGTCTAAGTAA